A section of the Elusimicrobiota bacterium genome encodes:
- a CDS encoding heparinase II/III family protein, which yields KAFFEDGGSSEGVGYWQYGLAPYVIFADLLYNRTNGKINLFENNKLKKIAGYPLALMLSKNAYAPFADSRENTTFIPGFIYKLAQRTCVPELRGVLDNIQNFAGRQSRLTYHLRDILWTKDSSDEMVPPLKISASYLPDLGVARIVNASSAVVIKAGNNAENHNHNDIGTYVYNVSGETVITDPGVGSYNRDYFGPKRYENLFTNSYSHPVPVIDGKLQQPGIKHIGQFVTVDLPNNKVVIEYSAAYGIPELQKLERELVLLSNGINLTSRYSFTDKNIHVLEEAFVTYNEMEIRAGKLVITGERTMTEIQCCTVLSIPVVLIVNKYEDESKQNGYNKVLKRGAFKFGGIQKVVELRFSVMVNVL from the coding sequence AAAGCGTTTTTTGAGGATGGCGGGTCAAGTGAAGGCGTGGGGTACTGGCAGTACGGGTTAGCGCCGTATGTCATATTTGCAGATCTTCTGTATAACCGCACAAACGGGAAAATTAACCTATTCGAAAACAATAAACTAAAAAAAATTGCAGGGTATCCCCTGGCGTTAATGTTGTCAAAGAACGCGTACGCGCCGTTCGCGGATTCACGTGAGAATACAACTTTTATCCCGGGTTTTATCTATAAACTTGCGCAAAGAACTTGTGTCCCTGAATTACGCGGGGTGTTAGATAATATCCAAAACTTTGCAGGCCGGCAGTCGAGGTTAACATATCACCTGCGTGACATTTTATGGACAAAGGATAGCAGTGATGAAATGGTGCCACCGTTGAAGATATCAGCGTCATACCTCCCGGATCTCGGTGTTGCGAGGATAGTTAATGCCAGTAGTGCGGTGGTTATTAAAGCAGGGAATAATGCTGAGAACCATAATCATAACGACATAGGGACGTATGTATACAACGTCTCAGGTGAAACTGTGATCACCGACCCCGGGGTGGGGAGTTATAACCGTGACTACTTCGGGCCTAAACGTTATGAAAACCTTTTTACGAACTCGTACTCGCATCCCGTACCGGTGATCGATGGTAAACTTCAACAACCCGGTATTAAACACATAGGGCAGTTCGTTACGGTTGACCTACCCAATAATAAGGTGGTAATAGAATACTCTGCGGCGTATGGTATTCCGGAATTACAAAAACTTGAACGCGAACTAGTGTTACTTTCAAATGGAATAAACCTTACCAGTCGTTACTCCTTTACTGATAAAAATATTCATGTTTTAGAGGAAGCGTTTGTTACATATAACGAGATGGAGATAAGAGCCGGGAAACTTGTTATAACAGGAGAACGTACTATGACCGAGATACAGTGTTGTACTGTTCTATCCATTCCTGTGGTACTCATTGTTAATAAATACGAAGATGAGTCCAAACAAAATGGGTACAATAAAGTACTAAAACGGGGAGCGTTTAAGTTTGGTGGTATACAAAAAGTTGTTGAACTAAGGTTTAGCGTTATGGTTAATGTATTATAA